The Epinephelus lanceolatus isolate andai-2023 chromosome 14, ASM4190304v1, whole genome shotgun sequence genome has a window encoding:
- the serpine3 gene encoding putative serpin E3 — protein sequence MVGGSLREQLELQDTTSPVPHLSAGFSFLGHPLQPVDTSPSCSTEDMCRLPLASLFMCLWLVERSHCNGSLQDSMAELHTRFAVSLYQTLTKTENNSNLIVSPASVSLSLGLLQLGARGNTLAQLEGTLGYSVKDAQVQDFLLHSHSDTSNTSQGMQLQQTCTLFIQSGVQLLTDFTQHAAAWAYTSVVRANFSQPNHTRGQLERVGNNHDESWPLQAGSSSGELSGSGEAQAEALWWGHRLQMALVNTVAFRGVWQKQFLFTNTQNLPFMLSDGSVVKVPMMYQATEVSFGQFRTASDQRYTVLGLPYLGRSLSLQVVLPSERKTPLSSLESQLTARQLASWDTGLRRIKMDIFLPRFRMQNKFNLRSVLPAMGISDAFNPTAADFTGISVEESLYVSDAFHEVRIEVTEDGTKATAATAMVLLKRSRAPVFKADRPFLFLLRQINTGSILFMGRVMNPVDQAP from the exons ATGGTTGGAGGCAGTCTGAGAGAACAGCTGGAGTTACAGGATACTACCTCACCTGTCCCTCACCTGTCCGCAG GATTTAGTTTTTTGGGCCACCCGTTGCAGCCTGTGGACACTTCCCCCTCCTGCAGCACTGAGGACATGTGTCGCCTGCCGCTGGCTTCACTCTTCATGTGCCTCTGGTTGGTGGAGCGAAGCCACTGTAACGGCAGCCTTCAGGACAGCATGGCAGAGCTGCACACCAGGTTCGCTGTCAGCCTCTACCAGACGCTCACCAAGACAGAGAACAACTCCAACCTGATCGTGTCACCAGCGAGCGTCTCCTTGTCTCTGGGGCTGCTGCAGCTCGGCGCCAGGGGCAACACGCTGGCTCAGCTGGAGGGAACGCTCGGATACAGCGTGAAGG ATGCCCAGGTACAAGACTTCCTGCTGCATTCACACAGCGACACGAGCAACACCAGCCAGGggatgcagctgcagcagaccTGCACGTTATTCATACAGAGCGGCGTCCAGCTCCTGACTGACTTCACACAACACGCAGCAGCCTGGGCCTACACCAGCGTGGTCCGAGCCAATTTCAGCCAGCCCAACCACACCCGCGGGCAGCTGGAGCGAGTGGGGAACAACCACG ATGAGTCATGGCCACTCCAGGCAGGAAGCAGCAGCGGGGAGCTGTCGGGCTCGGGCGAGGCCCAGGCAGAGGCCCTGTGGTGGGGCCACCGGCTGCAGATGGCGCTGGTCAACACCGTGGCCTTCAGGGGCGTCTGGCAGAAACAGTTCCTGTTCACCAACACCCAGAACCTGCCCTTCATGCTGTCTGATGGGAGTGTGGTTAAGGTGCCCATGATGTATCAGGCTACAGAGGTCAGCTTTG GTCAGTTCAGGACAGCATCAGATCAGCGTTACACTGTGTTGGGGCTGCCGTACCTGGGCCGCTCCCTCAGCCTGCAGGTGGTCCTGCCCAGTGAGAGGAAGACGCCGCTGTCCTCCCTCGAGTCCCAGCTCACCGCTCGCCAACTGGCTTCCTGGGACACCGGCCTGCGCAGAATCAAGATGGACATATTCCTACCCAG GTTCAGAATGCAGAACAAGTTCAACCTGAGGTCAGTGCTTCCCGCCATGGGCATTAGCGACGCCTTCAACCCGACGGCAGCTGATTTCACTGGAATATCAG TGGAGGAGAGTCTTTACGTGTCAGATGCTTTCCATGAAGTGAGAATAGAAGTCACAGAAGATGGGACAAAAGCAACTGCTGCTACAG CGATGGTGCTCCTCAAACGATCCCGTGCTCCTGTTTTCAAGGCGGACCGGCCGTTCTTATTTCTTCTACGACAGATTAACACAG GATCCATCTTGTTCATGGGCCGAGTGATGAACCCAGTGGACCAAGCACCCTAA